A genomic region of Catalinimonas niigatensis contains the following coding sequences:
- a CDS encoding SusC/RagA family TonB-linked outer membrane protein yields the protein MMSKILLLNRWLLCYLFRQMVRKEVLMLLIVLLPLSFTYAQTARTISGQVKALSDDTVLPGVNILIQGRSAGTVTDVDGNYSIQVNSTDDTLVFSSIGYLTEEVAINGRNVINITLSEDIQSLSEVVVIGYGTAEKKEITSSVASVNAKEFNRGNVNDPAQLLQGKVAGLSIAKPGGDPNAGFNIRLRGLSTFGANSQPLIVIDGVVGGSLQTVDPNDIASIDVLKDASAAAIYGTRGASGVIIVTTKKGGVEGTSAIDYNGYVAIEEVSRFVPNSSPQQFVEAGGQDNGFETDWLDLVTQIGVSNVHNVSLSNSTKSSSYRVSVNYRDVDGIAVGSGFDQLNGRLNLTQRAINDRLNLTANLGITRRRADFVNYEALRFAIIADPTAPIYLENDPSLGYWEPSTPEYHNPVAIAREVTDNGNFKTILGSLRAEFEILEGLNIGAFYSQQYESDMRSQYFSSRMRFNSGQGRNGLANKFSEDRINELFELTTSFKRQFGKLGLNTVVGYSWQELSFENFSAANGNFITDDLLYNNLGLGLDIANNLASMGSNRQESRLISYFGRVILNYDDTYFLTAAYRREGSSKFGVNNRWGNFYSFSGGVDIQKLADLPMDVLKLRAGYGITGNIPNQNYEYLQRLAPGSRFLYNGSFVPSFGIASNPNPDLKWEQKAETNIGLDFALMNSRLSGSVDYYSRDTKDVLQVISVPVPPNFFGTTLQNVGELKSNGLEVLMNYLVLQNNDGLTYNTGFTFSTFNTELVTLNNENTQVFLGNLGPPGLNGTLVIRLKEGEPIGDIMAPIFLGLDEDGQRILQDQNEDGNITQIDDAVVVGNGLPDFELSWNNSLTYKNFDLNFIMRGAFGHSLVNINRAYYESPAASNNYNPVRTKYYLPDLNQGESWNSYYVEKADFFKLDNITLGYNLGLGENSVFKNLRLYVTGQNLFVITDYTGVDPEVHYTYGNNPPDPLAPGIDDRNSYFRTRTYTFGLNVGF from the coding sequence ATGATGTCAAAGATTCTACTACTCAATCGTTGGCTCCTCTGCTATCTGTTCCGACAGATGGTGAGGAAGGAAGTACTGATGTTACTCATAGTACTTTTACCGCTCAGTTTTACTTACGCACAGACCGCCAGAACGATCTCTGGACAGGTAAAAGCACTTTCAGACGATACAGTACTGCCAGGTGTGAACATCCTCATACAGGGAAGAAGTGCAGGAACTGTAACAGATGTTGATGGTAATTACAGCATTCAGGTTAATAGCACCGATGACACTTTGGTGTTCTCATCCATTGGCTACCTGACTGAGGAGGTAGCGATCAACGGACGAAATGTGATTAATATTACGCTTTCAGAAGATATTCAAAGTTTGAGTGAAGTAGTGGTTATTGGCTACGGTACCGCAGAGAAAAAAGAAATTACCAGCTCAGTAGCCAGTGTGAATGCCAAAGAGTTTAACCGGGGTAACGTCAATGATCCGGCCCAACTGCTGCAAGGTAAAGTGGCTGGTTTGTCCATCGCCAAGCCGGGAGGTGACCCTAATGCCGGATTCAATATCCGACTTAGAGGGTTATCTACTTTTGGCGCCAATTCCCAGCCGCTTATTGTCATTGATGGGGTAGTGGGTGGTTCTCTCCAAACTGTAGATCCGAATGACATTGCTTCTATTGATGTGTTGAAAGATGCTTCTGCAGCAGCCATTTACGGTACCCGAGGTGCTTCAGGAGTGATTATCGTCACCACCAAAAAAGGGGGAGTTGAAGGAACCTCAGCAATAGATTATAATGGATATGTGGCCATAGAAGAAGTTTCCAGGTTTGTACCGAATTCCAGCCCTCAGCAGTTTGTAGAGGCAGGAGGCCAGGACAACGGATTCGAGACCGACTGGTTGGATTTGGTAACCCAAATCGGAGTATCCAATGTGCACAACGTTTCTCTGTCCAATAGCACAAAGTCCTCTAGTTATCGAGTGTCTGTCAACTACCGGGATGTAGATGGCATCGCCGTGGGGAGTGGGTTTGACCAGTTAAATGGTAGGCTTAACCTAACCCAGCGTGCCATTAACGACCGCCTGAACCTGACAGCAAACCTGGGGATTACCCGGAGAAGAGCAGATTTTGTTAATTATGAAGCGCTTAGGTTTGCCATCATTGCCGATCCTACGGCTCCAATATATCTTGAAAATGACCCAAGCCTGGGGTATTGGGAACCCAGTACACCGGAATATCACAATCCGGTAGCTATCGCCAGAGAAGTAACAGATAATGGAAATTTTAAAACAATACTGGGAAGTCTGAGAGCTGAATTTGAAATTTTGGAAGGCTTAAACATAGGAGCTTTCTATTCTCAGCAGTACGAGAGCGATATGCGTTCCCAGTATTTCAGCTCCCGAATGAGATTCAACTCAGGGCAAGGCCGAAATGGACTAGCCAATAAATTTTCAGAAGATCGTATCAACGAGCTTTTTGAACTCACCACTTCTTTCAAAAGACAATTTGGTAAATTAGGATTAAATACAGTGGTGGGTTATTCCTGGCAGGAACTCAGTTTTGAGAATTTCTCAGCGGCCAATGGAAATTTTATCACTGATGACTTGCTTTATAATAATCTTGGCTTAGGTTTAGATATCGCTAACAATCTGGCCTCTATGGGTAGCAACCGGCAAGAATCAAGGTTGATCTCTTACTTTGGGAGGGTCATCCTCAACTATGATGATACTTATTTCTTAACAGCAGCATACCGCCGTGAAGGTTCCTCTAAATTCGGAGTCAACAACCGCTGGGGAAATTTCTATTCCTTCAGTGGAGGTGTAGATATCCAAAAGCTGGCCGATCTGCCAATGGATGTATTGAAGCTGAGAGCAGGCTATGGTATTACCGGAAACATTCCTAATCAGAATTATGAATACCTGCAACGCCTGGCTCCGGGTTCAAGGTTCCTCTACAATGGTTCATTTGTACCCAGCTTTGGTATTGCCTCCAATCCTAATCCTGATCTGAAGTGGGAGCAGAAAGCAGAAACTAACATTGGGTTAGATTTTGCCCTGATGAATAGTAGACTCAGCGGTTCGGTAGATTATTATAGCCGTGATACTAAAGACGTATTGCAGGTCATCAGCGTACCCGTGCCTCCGAACTTCTTTGGTACGACCCTTCAAAATGTAGGTGAATTGAAGAGTAATGGGCTTGAAGTTCTGATGAACTATCTGGTGTTGCAGAACAACGATGGACTTACTTACAACACTGGTTTTACCTTCTCTACTTTCAATACCGAACTGGTGACGCTGAACAATGAGAACACACAAGTCTTTTTGGGTAACCTGGGCCCTCCCGGTCTGAACGGAACCCTGGTGATCCGCCTCAAAGAAGGTGAACCCATAGGAGATATCATGGCACCTATATTCCTGGGTTTGGATGAAGACGGACAGCGTATCCTTCAGGACCAGAATGAAGATGGAAACATCACACAGATTGACGATGCCGTGGTGGTTGGGAATGGGCTTCCTGATTTTGAACTCTCATGGAATAACTCACTTACGTACAAGAATTTTGATCTGAATTTTATCATGCGGGGTGCTTTTGGGCATAGTCTGGTCAACATCAATCGGGCGTATTATGAATCACCAGCGGCTTCCAACAACTACAATCCGGTAAGGACAAAGTACTACCTGCCTGATCTAAACCAGGGCGAGTCCTGGAACAGCTATTATGTGGAAAAAGCTGATTTCTTTAAGCTGGATAACATCACTTTGGGCTACAATCTGGGGCTGGGTGAAAATTCCGTATTCAAAAATCTCAGGCTGTATGTTACCGGTCAGAACCTCTTTGTCATCACCGACTATACCGGGGTAGATCCGGAAGTGCATTATACCTATGGGAATAATCCGCCAGATCCACTTGCGCCCGGAATTGATGACAGGAACTCCTACTTCCGGACCAGGACGTATACGTTTGGCCTTAATGTTGGATTTTAA
- a CDS encoding PVC-type heme-binding CxxCH protein, protein MKIARNWYIYLLCLSILACKSEQQQAESGPKPIQILFLGHDSEHHNSEVFMPMLAAPLFRKGINLTYTEDQSDLNDETLSKYDGLIIYANHEDITSSQEEALLDFIEGGKGFIPIHSASFCFLNSEAYIDLVGAQFHSHDTGTFVTEIIQPDHPAMEGVEKFAAWDETYVHHKHNDDKTVLMERVEGDHHEPWTWVREQGDGRVFYTASGHDERVWSNPGFHKMMEKGILWAVSDQAKEQWQAYVQDIPELQYVDKDSIPNYEKRDPAPKYQLPLSPEESKKLIQVPPGFSLELFASEPDIINPIAMDWDEKGRLWVIETVDYPNTVREDSGVGDDRIKICEDTDGDGKADKFTVFADQLNIPTSLAFVNGGVIVSQAPNFLFLKDTNGDDKADERQVLVDGWGTFDTHAGPSNLKYGIDNWIWGVVGYSGFEGTIAGKNQQFGQGIYRLKPDASEFEFMTRTSNNTWGLGFTETFDVFASTANNTHSVYMGIPNSYYENVDGLPVNGSTKIDGHYAMQTLTPFLRQVDVWGGFTAAAGHNFYTARSFPKEYWNRIALVCEPTGRVLHNAIIEKEGAGFVEKNGGNLLVSADDWMSPVEARVGPDGAVWVADWYNFIIQHNPTPTPERGGYNAETGEGNAYVNPLRDRQHGRIWRIVYKEAEPYEPMQLSMDDPEALVEALSNDNMFWRLTAQRLLVERGETDILPELYDLVEDRKADDMGLNNGALHALWTMHGLGVLEDGVNEEAYRIAVAALNHPAAGVRKAAVQVMPRTPWANQAILKSQVVNDPDPHTLMAATLALADMPTSDGLGERLFTLSQEENVQQDAWLSKAAYLAGSRHREGFMAAYLRANPKYEALLAKKASMPSREDLNYEDNEWKLMALPEFLERSGLDIDGIIWFRKNINLSAQAAGKAGTISLGRIDETDEVWINGIRVGGTKDDARAERVYPIPADLLKPGNNMVVVKLTDARGWGGFSGEPEQMFVQLGNSKTSLAGNWKYQVEKEFDQRSLPFEGTTLADALMENYWNKPVQTQMPATLTASSDDEVQMEAQVVQINTVKNAMKYDVSEFVVEAGKSVKIVFDNPDFMQHNLLIVQPGTLETVGAAADKMATDPQGAEKNYVPEIPEVLFSTPLLDPEASIELTFIAPDEPGEYPFVCTFPGHWRIMQGVMKVVGTEAI, encoded by the coding sequence ATGAAAATCGCGAGGAATTGGTACATCTACCTTTTGTGTCTATCTATCTTAGCCTGCAAAAGCGAGCAGCAGCAAGCTGAAAGCGGTCCCAAGCCTATTCAGATCCTTTTTCTGGGTCATGACAGTGAGCATCACAATTCAGAGGTATTTATGCCAATGCTGGCCGCTCCACTCTTTAGAAAAGGGATTAACTTAACCTATACGGAAGATCAATCGGATCTGAATGACGAAACCCTCAGCAAGTATGATGGTTTGATCATCTATGCCAATCACGAAGATATCACTTCCTCTCAGGAAGAAGCACTACTGGACTTTATAGAAGGTGGTAAAGGTTTTATTCCTATCCATAGCGCCAGCTTTTGCTTTCTTAATTCTGAAGCCTACATAGATCTGGTAGGAGCTCAGTTTCATAGCCATGACACCGGTACCTTTGTTACAGAAATCATACAGCCTGACCATCCGGCTATGGAAGGGGTAGAAAAGTTTGCGGCCTGGGATGAAACCTACGTACATCATAAGCACAATGATGATAAGACCGTGCTCATGGAACGTGTGGAAGGAGATCATCATGAGCCCTGGACCTGGGTGAGAGAGCAGGGAGACGGTCGAGTATTTTATACTGCATCCGGTCACGATGAGCGGGTCTGGAGTAATCCCGGATTCCACAAGATGATGGAAAAGGGTATATTATGGGCAGTAAGCGACCAGGCAAAAGAACAGTGGCAGGCCTATGTACAGGATATTCCCGAGCTTCAGTATGTGGACAAGGATAGTATTCCTAACTATGAAAAGAGAGATCCTGCTCCCAAATATCAGCTTCCTCTTTCACCTGAAGAATCCAAAAAGCTCATACAGGTACCACCGGGTTTTAGCTTAGAATTATTTGCTTCTGAGCCGGATATCATCAATCCCATAGCCATGGACTGGGATGAGAAAGGACGTTTGTGGGTCATTGAAACCGTGGATTATCCCAACACCGTCAGAGAAGACTCAGGAGTTGGTGATGACCGTATCAAGATATGTGAGGATACAGATGGAGATGGCAAAGCAGATAAGTTTACTGTTTTTGCTGACCAACTTAATATTCCTACCAGTTTAGCTTTCGTTAATGGAGGAGTGATTGTATCTCAGGCTCCTAACTTTCTGTTCCTCAAAGATACCAATGGAGATGACAAAGCCGATGAACGCCAAGTACTGGTAGATGGCTGGGGTACTTTTGATACCCATGCCGGTCCTTCTAACCTGAAATATGGCATAGACAACTGGATATGGGGCGTAGTAGGTTACTCGGGTTTTGAAGGGACGATTGCCGGAAAGAACCAGCAGTTCGGGCAGGGCATTTATCGCTTAAAGCCAGACGCCAGCGAGTTTGAGTTCATGACCCGTACCAGCAACAATACCTGGGGGTTGGGTTTCACTGAAACTTTTGATGTTTTTGCTTCTACAGCCAACAATACCCACAGTGTATATATGGGTATTCCTAATTCTTATTATGAAAATGTGGATGGGTTACCTGTCAACGGAAGCACTAAAATTGACGGACATTACGCCATGCAGACCCTCACGCCATTTCTGCGGCAGGTAGATGTATGGGGAGGGTTTACTGCGGCGGCTGGTCATAACTTTTACACTGCCCGAAGCTTTCCTAAAGAATATTGGAACCGTATCGCTTTGGTATGTGAGCCTACAGGCCGTGTTTTGCATAATGCAATCATTGAGAAAGAAGGTGCTGGTTTTGTGGAAAAGAATGGAGGCAACCTGCTGGTCAGTGCCGATGACTGGATGTCGCCGGTAGAGGCTAGAGTAGGTCCTGACGGTGCAGTATGGGTAGCGGACTGGTATAATTTTATTATACAACATAATCCAACACCTACGCCTGAGCGAGGTGGCTATAACGCTGAAACCGGTGAAGGTAATGCCTATGTCAATCCACTACGCGACCGTCAGCATGGCCGTATCTGGCGCATTGTATATAAAGAAGCTGAGCCTTATGAGCCTATGCAACTCAGCATGGATGATCCTGAAGCTTTGGTAGAAGCACTAAGCAACGACAATATGTTCTGGAGACTTACTGCTCAGCGCCTACTCGTAGAAAGAGGTGAGACAGATATATTACCCGAACTCTATGACCTGGTAGAAGATAGAAAAGCGGATGACATGGGATTGAATAATGGTGCTTTGCATGCCCTTTGGACCATGCATGGATTAGGTGTACTGGAGGATGGTGTGAATGAAGAAGCCTACCGCATAGCAGTAGCTGCCTTGAATCATCCGGCAGCAGGGGTAAGAAAAGCAGCGGTGCAGGTAATGCCCCGTACCCCCTGGGCGAATCAGGCAATACTCAAATCCCAGGTCGTAAATGATCCTGATCCACATACCCTCATGGCTGCGACGCTGGCTTTGGCAGATATGCCTACTTCAGATGGCTTGGGTGAGCGATTATTTACCCTGAGCCAGGAAGAAAATGTGCAGCAAGATGCATGGCTCTCAAAAGCTGCTTATCTTGCCGGTAGCCGCCACAGAGAAGGCTTTATGGCTGCATATCTGAGAGCTAACCCTAAATACGAAGCATTATTGGCAAAAAAAGCATCCATGCCCTCCCGTGAAGATCTGAACTATGAGGATAATGAATGGAAACTGATGGCGTTGCCGGAATTTCTGGAACGTTCAGGGCTGGACATAGATGGTATCATCTGGTTTAGAAAAAACATCAACCTCTCAGCTCAGGCTGCCGGAAAAGCAGGCACGATCTCTCTGGGTCGTATTGATGAAACCGATGAAGTATGGATCAATGGCATACGCGTAGGAGGCACGAAAGATGATGCCCGTGCTGAGAGAGTCTATCCTATCCCTGCTGATTTGCTGAAACCTGGAAACAATATGGTAGTAGTTAAATTGACAGATGCTCGTGGATGGGGAGGATTCAGTGGTGAGCCGGAACAAATGTTTGTACAGCTAGGAAACAGTAAGACCTCACTTGCCGGTAACTGGAAATATCAGGTGGAAAAAGAATTTGACCAGAGAAGTTTACCCTTTGAGGGTACTACGCTGGCTGACGCCCTGATGGAAAATTACTGGAACAAGCCGGTACAAACCCAAATGCCTGCCACGCTTACAGCTTCAAGTGATGATGAAGTTCAGATGGAAGCCCAAGTGGTACAGATCAACACAGTAAAAAATGCCATGAAGTATGATGTCAGTGAGTTTGTGGTAGAAGCAGGAAAATCAGTTAAGATTGTTTTTGATAATCCTGATTTCATGCAGCATAACCTCCTGATCGTTCAGCCAGGTACCCTGGAAACTGTAGGGGCAGCGGCGGACAAGATGGCCACCGATCCGCAGGGGGCTGAGAAAAATTATGTACCTGAAATACCGGAAGTACTTTTCAGTACTCCTCTGTTAGATCCTGAGGCCAGCATAGAATTGACATTTATAGCACCGGATGAACCGGGTGAGTATCCTTTCGTCTGTACCTTCCCCGGTCACTGGCGTATTATGCAAGGGGTGATGAAAGTCGTGGGAACTGAGGCAATTTAG
- a CDS encoding beta-L-arabinofuranosidase domain-containing protein: MSKKLFSILLLTCMLACQDNAVEVASYSKNNTNHYRQNRSPLKEKPYLELPLGSIQPTGWLLDQLERMRDGMTGNLDEIYPEVMGKRNGWLGGDGDGWERGPYWIDGLLPLAYLLNDDSLKAKVQPWIEWTLTHQRNDGYLGPIPFEEEPEPEAGLQKSMRRDWWPKMVMLKILQQYYDATGDERVITALTKYFKFQLEELPETPLDHWTLWANRRGGDNLQVVYWLYNITGDNFLLELGELIAEQTFPWTQVFMNEESNALPTSPWHYSRIKRYPFDSEEINSLTVSQVGSMHCVNFAQGLKQPVVYYQQNADDQYLAAVKKALLDMKKYHGQPQGMYGGDEPLHGNNPVQGVEFCSISEEMFSLETMLTITGDMEFADLLEKITYNALPAQASDDFSSRQYFQAANQVELSDQLKISFETQNHGGTDFVFGTLTGYPCCTSNMHQSWPKYVQNLWYATHNGGVAALLYAPSEVNLLVADSVELKVVEETGFPFREEVNFTFSLSKSASFPFHLRIPAWTQGAKILINGTEWEGSTENQTAIVQREWKDGDQVSLRLPMEVKSSQWYEFATAIERGPLVYALKIRDKRVSKDRKDGYRAFEEVYPTDAWNYALYQQDLNNLTASVEVVEKEWNGEYPWNLEHAPIELKMRGVQIPEWKLVNGAPEFPAWWGGRTTDKSQIREITLVPYGCTTLRITEFPVYN; this comes from the coding sequence ATGAGCAAAAAGCTTTTTTCCATCTTACTTTTAACATGCATGTTGGCTTGCCAGGATAATGCTGTTGAAGTAGCATCTTATTCAAAAAACAATACAAATCATTACCGGCAAAACCGCTCCCCTTTAAAAGAAAAACCCTATCTGGAACTGCCTTTAGGGAGTATTCAACCTACAGGCTGGCTGCTGGATCAGCTGGAGCGGATGCGGGATGGCATGACAGGAAACCTGGACGAAATTTATCCTGAAGTGATGGGTAAAAGAAACGGCTGGCTGGGAGGTGATGGTGATGGCTGGGAAAGAGGTCCTTACTGGATTGATGGCCTGCTCCCCCTGGCCTACCTACTGAATGATGATTCACTCAAAGCCAAAGTGCAGCCCTGGATAGAGTGGACGCTAACCCATCAGAGAAATGATGGCTATCTGGGACCTATTCCCTTTGAAGAGGAACCTGAACCTGAAGCCGGTTTACAAAAAAGCATGCGCAGAGATTGGTGGCCTAAAATGGTCATGCTCAAAATTTTGCAGCAGTACTATGATGCTACCGGGGATGAACGTGTCATTACTGCATTAACTAAATACTTCAAATTTCAACTAGAAGAACTGCCTGAAACACCACTGGATCACTGGACACTCTGGGCCAACCGCAGAGGTGGAGATAATCTTCAGGTGGTATACTGGCTATACAATATCACTGGCGATAATTTTTTACTGGAACTTGGCGAGCTGATTGCTGAACAGACTTTTCCCTGGACCCAAGTTTTTATGAATGAAGAAAGCAACGCTCTTCCAACTTCTCCCTGGCATTACTCCCGGATTAAACGCTACCCTTTTGATTCTGAGGAAATTAACTCACTTACTGTCTCTCAGGTAGGCAGCATGCATTGTGTCAATTTTGCACAGGGACTCAAACAACCTGTGGTATATTACCAGCAGAATGCAGATGATCAATATCTAGCGGCAGTAAAAAAGGCTTTGCTTGACATGAAAAAATATCATGGTCAGCCACAAGGCATGTATGGAGGCGACGAGCCTCTGCATGGCAATAATCCGGTACAAGGTGTAGAATTCTGCTCCATCTCCGAAGAAATGTTTTCGCTGGAAACGATGCTCACCATCACTGGCGATATGGAATTTGCCGACCTGCTGGAAAAAATTACGTATAACGCGTTACCCGCCCAGGCTTCTGACGATTTTTCATCCCGGCAGTACTTCCAGGCTGCCAATCAGGTAGAGCTTAGTGACCAACTGAAAATTTCTTTTGAAACTCAAAATCATGGAGGTACTGATTTCGTTTTTGGAACATTGACTGGCTATCCCTGCTGTACTTCCAATATGCATCAATCCTGGCCCAAATATGTGCAGAACCTATGGTATGCCACCCATAATGGAGGTGTAGCAGCCCTTTTATACGCACCCAGTGAAGTAAATTTGCTGGTAGCCGACAGTGTGGAGCTAAAAGTAGTGGAGGAAACCGGTTTTCCCTTCAGAGAGGAAGTGAACTTCACTTTTTCCCTGAGTAAATCGGCAAGTTTTCCTTTCCATCTTAGAATACCAGCCTGGACACAGGGGGCCAAAATTTTGATTAATGGTACTGAGTGGGAAGGGTCAACTGAAAATCAAACAGCCATCGTTCAGAGAGAGTGGAAAGATGGAGATCAGGTTTCGCTTAGGCTGCCAATGGAAGTCAAATCCTCACAATGGTATGAATTTGCTACGGCTATAGAACGTGGGCCACTGGTATATGCTTTAAAAATCAGAGATAAGCGGGTAAGTAAAGACCGTAAGGATGGCTATCGTGCCTTTGAAGAAGTGTATCCCACTGATGCCTGGAATTATGCTTTGTATCAGCAGGATTTGAATAACTTAACAGCATCTGTAGAAGTAGTGGAAAAGGAATGGAATGGCGAGTATCCCTGGAATCTTGAACATGCACCCATTGAGTTGAAAATGAGAGGCGTACAGATTCCGGAGTGGAAGCTGGTCAACGGCGCACCTGAATTTCCTGCCTGGTGGGGAGGACGAACTACAGATAAGTCGCAAATTAGGGAAATCACTTTAGTACCTTACGGCTGTACTACCCTCAGAATCACTGAATTTCCGGTGTACAATTAA
- a CDS encoding efflux RND transporter periplasmic adaptor subunit: MKNKILMLMSLCALLYQTGCSSRGEEIHENETKFLVTSPVKMDTTLTEEYVCQIRSIQHIELRAQERGYLQKIYVDEGDNVKKGQLLFKIMPNLYEAELEKAKAEANFAEIEYQNTKSLADRNVVAPNELAMAKAKYDKANAELALAKVHLQFTEIRAPFDGIIDRFHVRPGSLVDEGDLLTNLSDNSKMWVYYNVPEAEYLDYQVQVKKDDTVKVNLLLANNKVFDYSGVVETIEGEFNNETGNIAFRATFPNPKGLLRHGETGNVLMSIPLQNAMLIPQKATFEVLEKRYVYVVDEDSMIKAREITVAQEMPHLFAVQEGLEENDKILLEGLRLVRENEEINYDFVDPQTAVSSLELYAE; the protein is encoded by the coding sequence ATGAAGAATAAAATTCTCATGCTCATGAGCCTGTGTGCTTTGTTGTATCAAACAGGCTGCTCATCCAGAGGCGAAGAAATACATGAAAACGAAACAAAATTTTTGGTGACCAGTCCGGTGAAAATGGACACTACGCTTACTGAAGAATATGTGTGCCAGATCCGCTCTATACAACATATTGAACTAAGGGCCCAGGAAAGAGGCTACCTACAGAAGATTTATGTCGATGAAGGAGACAATGTAAAAAAAGGGCAGTTGCTGTTTAAGATCATGCCTAATCTTTATGAAGCTGAGCTGGAAAAAGCCAAAGCCGAAGCCAATTTTGCTGAAATAGAATACCAGAATACCAAATCCCTTGCCGATAGAAATGTTGTGGCTCCCAATGAGCTGGCTATGGCCAAAGCCAAATATGATAAAGCAAATGCCGAACTGGCCCTGGCAAAAGTACATCTGCAATTTACAGAAATCAGAGCTCCTTTTGACGGCATCATTGACCGTTTCCATGTGAGACCGGGAAGTCTGGTAGATGAAGGAGATTTGCTTACCAATCTATCAGACAACAGTAAAATGTGGGTGTATTACAATGTTCCGGAAGCCGAATACCTGGATTATCAGGTTCAGGTAAAAAAAGATGATACGGTAAAAGTAAATCTTCTGCTGGCCAACAATAAGGTTTTTGACTATTCCGGAGTAGTGGAAACCATTGAGGGTGAGTTTAACAATGAAACGGGAAATATTGCTTTCAGAGCCACCTTCCCCAATCCCAAGGGGCTGCTCAGGCATGGTGAGACAGGTAATGTACTCATGAGCATTCCCCTTCAAAATGCCATGCTCATCCCTCAGAAGGCTACTTTTGAAGTCCTGGAGAAAAGATATGTTTACGTGGTAGACGAAGACAGCATGATCAAGGCAAGAGAAATTACCGTTGCGCAGGAGATGCCCCATCTTTTCGCAGTGCAGGAAGGTCTGGAAGAAAATGACAAAATTCTGCTGGAAGGCTTACGCCTGGTAAGAGAAAATGAGGAGATCAACTATGACTTTGTAGATCCTCAAACTGCCGTTTCGAGCCTGGAATTGTATGCGGAGTAA